The Sulfurospirillum diekertiae genomic sequence CTTGGGTGGAGATTGAAAGGCACAGGGCTTACAATCTATTTTTGAACGCTATCTTAGAAAACGCTCGTAAATGCCTAAACGTTATAAGGTCACCTCTTAAAGCTCGTAGAAGCTACTGGATACCTAAGTTATCTTGACCAATTTTATCCAGCCGGTGGTATAAAGTATGTAAGATTAAGATTTCAAAAGAGTTATCATCCATTGTAACTCTCTCTTGGAATCTCTCTTACATGTAAATATCATACGATGTTGTGGTTACTTTTCAGTTATTTTAAAAGAAAAATTTAACAAATATCTTTACATGTAAAATAGATTACATGTAAAGATATTATAGATATTACTCTTGCAGTCTTCGTTTGATCTCTTCGAGTGTTTTTTGGTATTCCACTAAAAAGATACCACCGATATCAACGGCTTCAAGCGCATACTGTTTTGCTTCACGCAATTTATTTTCTCGCATGAGTGATTGCGCTAGATTGTTTAAAAGCACAGGATCATGAGGTTTTAAGGCAAGGGCACGTTTGTACTCTATTGTTGCATTGAGATAATCTTGCATCTCCATATACATATTTGCCAACATCACCGAGCCTAAAGTAGATGCTGGATAGGTTGACACATAGTTAATGGCTGAGAGTTTGGCCTGCTCTTTATAGCCCACATCATACATGTCGGTAATGGCACGTACCATTTCCGCTTCATTAGAAGCAATAGGCAACAATGGAGGTTTGAGTGCTACGATTGACCAGCTTCCTCTTCGTTTTGAGAACATATCGAAGTCATCAAAACTCATCCATGTTTGATCTCCCTTAGGTGCTGAGAGAAACACTTTTTTCTCTGCCTTATCAAAACCTGTGACCACCGCATAGTGCCATGCAGGAAGTGGTGTAAGACCAAGATTGAACAGAACCAAAACAGGTGTGTTGTTGGATACTTCACTTAAAACGGGAGCAAGTCCCTCATTGAGTACATAAGGAATGAGCCCGTAACGTCTTGCTGTTGCTTTCATCTCTATTTGTAAGGAGCCTAAAAGCTCTGGTGTAAAGGTTGTTCCTACGACATCGCCATAAACAAACTCAACATTTTGTTGGGTAAGCAGGGTTGCTAAAGAAGCGGGACCACAAAAATATGCCTCTTGTGGGTAAATAGTTAATTGAAGTTTCTTTGATTCTACAATGGATTTATCCGCAGATAAATAGTCGTAGTTTTTGGAAACACAGCCTGTAAACAGTAAGAGTGCTATGCACAGAAGTATGCCTTTCATCGGGCACTTTTCGTAAAATTAAACACTTTGGTAAATCCTAAAATATCGGTAATTAAAAGAACGATAAAAATAAAAACTAAAACACCCAAGATAGCTCCACCTGCATTACCACCCGCTGGCATTGAATCAATTTTTTGATTGATTTGTGCTATCTCTTCATCGGTTAAAGAGGCGATTCTTTCTTGAATCGTTTCACTGCTAACGCCCAACTCTGCCAATTTGGCTTGCACTTCTTGTTTGGCTAAAAACCCATTAATAGAAACGTTTGAACTGGATTCATGCAACACATCTTTGGTGCTGATAACGCCGGCAAACATTGTGGTACTAAAGAGAGAAAGCGAAATAAAAAAGGCAATAATCAGTTTTGCAACATTCATAATGAACTCCTTACATATAAAGGGATCGATAAGCTTATCGTAAGCACAGAGGTTACTTTCGTGTGATTTAAGGTCTTCAGCCTTAAATCTTTAGTTCTTCACACACGATTCATCGTAATCTACTTGGGTTATTTTTTAGTCACTTTTATTAAGAGACGTCTGAGTAGGGAATTAGAATGGCATGCAATGAAAGTGTAAATATTGGGATATAGTGGAATAGGCTAAATGTATTTACACACACATTGTAAAGGAGGCATTATGTTAGATTTAGGTGTTATGTCTTGTTGCAATCGCTACACGGTTTTATGTGTTGATGATGAAGAAGAATTTTTAGAGTATCTCTCTTCGATTCTTAAAAAATATTTTTTAAAGGTTTTCTCCGTTGCTTCTGCTAAAGAAGCTTATACCATTATCGAAGAGAATCCGATTGATATTGTGATTACCGATTTATACATGCCAAAGATCAACGGAATTGATTTTATTAAAAAGATACGCGCTGAACGCTCTTCCATTTCTGTTATCTTTTTAACAGCCTGTTTTGAAAAAGATTTTTTGCATGCGGCTGTTCCTTTGGGACTGGATGCTTATCTGATTAAACCAGTCTCTTTAGAAAAGCTTTTTAAAACATTACAACGAACGGTCGAAATTATTGAAAAACGTTCGGTGAAGACCTATACAATCAAAGGCGGAGTTTCGTTTGATTTGTGCGATCAACTCGTGTATGAAACTGCCAGTCGCAAGATTATAGATCTGACTCAAAAAGAGCTTACATTGCTGTGCTTGCTCATTAAAAATCAGCATACGATTTTAAGTAAGAGTGTCATTGAAAACTATTTGTGGGAATTTGAATCCATTGCTGAGAGTTCTGTGAAGACACTCATGAATAAACTCAGAAAGAAAATTGGAAGTGATGCTATCGTCACGCACAGTACGATTGGATATTCTATTGCCCTTGAGGAGCTTTCACCATGAAAATATACACTTACCGTTTTGTCTCACATGAAGACTTCGCTCTGTTTATCGCGTTAAAAGAGCTCAACTTAGCTTCCAATATTTTTGTGATGTGTTACTCAGGCATTGACGATCAAGCGATCAATCAAGAGATTCTCAATAGCATCAAAACGCTTCTACCCCAAGCTTCCATTATGGGCTCCACCACCGATGGCGAAATCTTTGAAACCGAAGTAATGGTACACTCTTTTGTCCTTTCTCTAACAACGTTTGAGAGTACCACTTTACAAATCGAACTTTTTTCAGCAGAACAGGACTCTTTTATTGCAGGGCAAATGATCGCCCATGAAGGGGTAAAACTTGGGGCAAAAGTGGCCATCATCGTTGCCGATGGCATTGTCACCAATGGTGATTTTTTGATGGATGGTGTCAACTCCATCGCTCCTGCTTTAGTCGTAGCAGGTGGGCTTGCAGGCGATAATGGACGGTATGAAGAGAGTTTCGTCTTTTGTGATACGAAGATTCAGTCCAAATCCATTGTCGTAGGCTATCTCATTGGCGACAGATTAGAGGTATATCACACGAAAAGCTTTAATTGGGCACCTATGGGACCCAAATTTAAAGTGACTCGTGCCGAGAAAAACTGCATCTACACCGTCGATAATATCTCAGTGATTGAGTTGTACCGAAAGTATTTAGGTTCGGCTCTTGCACAAAAACTTCCTCTTGGAGGTATTGAATTTCCATTCGTATTTTACAAAGAGGGACATTTGATCGGTCGAGCACCCCTTCGCCTCAATGGTGATGGCTCTGTCGTTTTTGCAGGCAATATTTCTGAGGGTGAGATCATCCAGTTTGGTTTTGGTGACATCGATGCTATCTTATCAGACGCACGGGAAATTATCTCTGATCTCGCCGAGTTTGGTCCCGAAAAAGTGATGATCTTCTCCTGTATGACACGCAAAAATTTCTTGGGTGAAGATGCGCACAATGACTTTGAAGGGCTTGCTTCCATAGCCCCTACGACAGGGTTTTTTACCTATGGCGAGTTTTTTCACGATTCAGATCATCAATGCAATTTTTTACTCAATGAAACCATGACTGTTTTAGGGCTTAAAGAGGCAACTGAAACATCCAAAATTACCAAAAAACAACTGAAAAATATTTCTCAAAAAAATCTTTCGCGTCATCAT encodes the following:
- a CDS encoding PA2778 family cysteine peptidase, translated to MKGILLCIALLLFTGCVSKNYDYLSADKSIVESKKLQLTIYPQEAYFCGPASLATLLTQQNVEFVYGDVVGTTFTPELLGSLQIEMKATARRYGLIPYVLNEGLAPVLSEVSNNTPVLVLFNLGLTPLPAWHYAVVTGFDKAEKKVFLSAPKGDQTWMSFDDFDMFSKRRGSWSIVALKPPLLPIASNEAEMVRAITDMYDVGYKEQAKLSAINYVSTYPASTLGSVMLANMYMEMQDYLNATIEYKRALALKPHDPVLLNNLAQSLMRENKLREAKQYALEAVDIGGIFLVEYQKTLEEIKRRLQE
- a CDS encoding PA2779 family protein — its product is MNVAKLIIAFFISLSLFSTTMFAGVISTKDVLHESSSNVSINGFLAKQEVQAKLAELGVSSETIQERIASLTDEEIAQINQKIDSMPAGGNAGGAILGVLVFIFIVLLITDILGFTKVFNFTKSAR
- a CDS encoding response regulator transcription factor, whose translation is MLDLGVMSCCNRYTVLCVDDEEEFLEYLSSILKKYFLKVFSVASAKEAYTIIEENPIDIVITDLYMPKINGIDFIKKIRAERSSISVIFLTACFEKDFLHAAVPLGLDAYLIKPVSLEKLFKTLQRTVEIIEKRSVKTYTIKGGVSFDLCDQLVYETASRKIIDLTQKELTLLCLLIKNQHTILSKSVIENYLWEFESIAESSVKTLMNKLRKKIGSDAIVTHSTIGYSIALEELSP
- a CDS encoding FIST N-terminal domain-containing protein, which encodes MKIYTYRFVSHEDFALFIALKELNLASNIFVMCYSGIDDQAINQEILNSIKTLLPQASIMGSTTDGEIFETEVMVHSFVLSLTTFESTTLQIELFSAEQDSFIAGQMIAHEGVKLGAKVAIIVADGIVTNGDFLMDGVNSIAPALVVAGGLAGDNGRYEESFVFCDTKIQSKSIVVGYLIGDRLEVYHTKSFNWAPMGPKFKVTRAEKNCIYTVDNISVIELYRKYLGSALAQKLPLGGIEFPFVFYKEGHLIGRAPLRLNGDGSVVFAGNISEGEIIQFGFGDIDAILSDAREIISDLAEFGPEKVMIFSCMTRKNFLGEDAHNDFEGLASIAPTTGFFTYGEFFHDSDHQCNFLLNETMTVLGLKEATETSKITKKQLKNISQKNLSRHHRYSETFDALLHIGKQTALELGVLNSTLNAKVDEAVKRYQASEELIIIQARSAIIGEMLSMIAHQWRQPLSIIGMVINKIRLSALTAVEKDEELLTDISVVDRNVSYLSNTIEDFKNFFKPEVKKRVAHRFKDL